In a genomic window of Gambusia affinis linkage group LG04, SWU_Gaff_1.0, whole genome shotgun sequence:
- the LOC122829566 gene encoding calcium homeostasis modulator protein 1, producing MDKFRMMFQFLQSNQESFMNGICGIMALASAQMYSAFEFSCPCMPEYNYTYGIGLLVVPPIWFFLLGFVLNNNVSVLAEEWKRPTGSRTKDPTILRYMFCSITQRSLIAPALWVSVTLMDGKSFLCAFSINLDIEKFGNSSFVKGMSETEKIRLLARIPCKDLFEHQEIRVAATRYIKCISQACGWIFLLMMTFTAFLIRAIRPCFTQAAFLKTKYWSHYIDIERKMFDETCKEHAKSFAKVCIQQYFENISGEMQSLHRHRSGKDDNGDEDEDKRSDEDKLLGIRAQDDMNKVLWNWHTCKPALALRKDQMDGENNSKLNGKINEGFNGFANGHAHETKKREWAVYYSKV from the exons ATGGATAAGTTTCGTATGATGTTCCAGTTCCTCCAGTCCAACCAGGAGTCTTTCATGAATGGGATTTGTGGCATCATGGCATTAGCAAGTGCCCAGATGTACTCTGCCTTTGAGTTCAGCTGCCCCTGTATGCCAGAATACAACTACACCTACGGTATCGGGCTTCTCGTCGTCCCTCCCATATGGTTCTTTTTGTTGGGCTTTGTCTTGAACAATAATGTGTCGGTGCTCGCCGAGGAGTGGAAAAGACCCACAGGGAGCCGGACGAAGGATCCAACAATCCTGCGCTACATGTTTTGTTCAATCACCCAGAGATCGTTGATCGCCCCGGCTTTATGGGTGTCGGTCACCCTCATGGACGGGAAGAGCTTCCTCTGCGCTTTCAGCATCAACTTGGATATTGAAAAGTTTGGGAATTCCAGCTTTGTTAAAGGGATGTCGGAGACAGAGAAGATCCGACTGTTGGCCAGAATCCCCTGCAAAGACCTGTTTGAGCATCAGGAAATAAGAGTGGCAGCAACACGGTACATCAAGTGTATATCACAG GCATGCGGGTGGATTTTTCTCCTCATGATGACCTTCACCGCCTTCCTCATCCGGGCCATCAGACCGTGCTTCACCCAAGCCGCTTTCCTCAAAACCAAATACTGGTCCCATTACATCGACATTGAGCGCAAGATGTTTGATGAGACCTGCAAGGAGCATGCGAAGAGCTTCGCCAAAGTGTGCATCCAGCAGTACTTTGAGAACATCAGCGGAGAGATGCAGAGCCTCCACCGCCATCGCTCCGGGAAGGACGACAACGGCGACGAAGACGAGGACAAGAGAAGTGACGAAGACAAGCTGCTGGGCATCAGGGCCCAGGACGACATGAACAAGGTCTTGTGGAACTGGCACACGTGTAAGCCGGCGCTGGCGCTGAGGAAGGACCAGATGGACGGTGAAAACAATAGCAAGCTGAACGGGAAGATAAACGAGGGATTTAATGGCTTCGCAAACGGACACGCCCACGAGACCAAAAAAAGGGAATGGGCCGTGTATTACAGTAAGGTTTGA